The proteins below come from a single Myripristis murdjan chromosome 10, fMyrMur1.1, whole genome shotgun sequence genomic window:
- the LOC115366447 gene encoding heterogeneous nuclear ribonucleoprotein H isoform X2, giving the protein MADEGYVVRIRGLPWSCSVDEVQRFFSDCKIANNGSSIHFTYTREGRPSGEAFVELETEEDLKIAVKKDRETMGHRYVEVFKSNNVEMDWVMKHTGPNCPETAGDGLVRLRGLPFGCSKEEIVQFFSGLEIVPNGITLPVDIQGRSTGEAFVQFASQDIAEKALKKHKERIGHRYIEIFKSSRAEVRTHYEPQRKPMGMQRPGPYDRPSGGRGYNMMGRGGSYDRMRRGGYGGGVSDGRYGDGGSSFQSTTGHCVHMRGLPYRATETDIYNFFSPLNPVRVHIEIGPDGRVTGEADVEFATHEDAVAAMSKDKANMQHRYVELFLNSTAGGSNGAYGNQMMGGMGNQSSYSGGQLSSGYSGGYSSQGSMGGYSDYIR; this is encoded by the exons ATGGCTGATGAGGGATATGTAGTACGCATCAGGGGTCTCCCTTGGTCCTGTTCAGTGGATGAAGTACAGAGGTTCTTTTCTG ATTGCAAAATTGCCAACAATGGAAGCAGCATCCATTTTACCTACACAAGAGAGGGACGTCCCAGTGGAGAGGCATTTGTGGAgctggagacagaggaagactTGAAGATTGCtgtgaagaaagacagagaaaccaTGGGCCACAGATATGTAGAGG TTTTCAAATCCAACAACGTTGAGATGGACTGGGTCATGAAGCACACCGGTCCAAATTGTCCAGAAACCGCAGGAGATGGGTTGGTCCGGCTCCGAGGCCTTCCCTTTGGCTGCAGCAAGGAGGAGATAGTGCAGTTCTTCTCAG GGTTGGAAATCGTGCCAAATGGGATAACATTGCCGGTGGACATCCAGGGGAGGAGTACGGGGGAGGCCTTCGTGCAGTTTGCTTCACAGGATATAGCTGAAAAGGCTctaaagaaacacaaggaaagaaTAGGGCACAG GTACATTGAGATCTTCAAGAGTAGCCGCGCTGAGGTGCGGACGCACTATGAACCCCAGAGGAAACCCATGGGCATGCAGAGACCCGGCCCCTATGACCGACCCTCAGGTGGTCGCGGCTACAACATGATGGGCCGAGGGGGATCCTATGACAGGATGCGTCGTGGAGGCTATGGAGGAG GTGTATCAGATGGTCGTTATGGCGATGGTGGCTCCTCCTTCCAGAGTACAACAGGCCACTGTGTTCACATGAGGGGCCTCCCATACCGagcaacagagacagacatttaCAAT TTCTTTTCCCCATTGAATCCAGTGCGGGTCCATATCGAGATCGGCCCAGATGGGAGAGTGACGGGGGAAGCAGACGTAGAGTTCGCCACACATGAGGATGCTGTGGCAGCCATGTCCAAGGACAAGGCTAACATGC AGCACCGTTACGTGGAGCTGTTCCTGAACTCGACAGCAGGAGGCAGCAACGGAGCCTACGGCAATCAAATGATGGGCGGCATGG GCAACCAGTCCTCCTACAGCGGTGGCCAACTGAGCTCTGGGTACTCTGGTGGATAT